The segment GCGCAATGCGGCGGACCGCGCGCGCGGAAGCGCTGCGGGGGCCTCTTAAATCCGTTCTGGGCGAGTTGAATGACCTCGTTGATCCGCCGGAAACGCCTTTGCATAGCTTGCATCAAACCGTGCGGCTCACGATGGCAGACGATCCGACTTTCCTGATCGCAGGGCCGCTTCTGACCGCCTTACAATCCACTGCTCCGGGGGTGACCCCCATTTTCCAACCCTGGAACGGCAGCACGGCAGCGGCGCGTGATTTGCTGAGTGGCGAAACAGACATTGCCGTCTCGGTCTTTGCAGATCAGATTGAGGGCATCGAACAGATCACACTGTTTGATGAGACATATGTTGTTGCGATGCGGCGCGATCATCCTGCCGCACAGGCGTTTGATCTTGATGCGTGGCTGGCATACCCGCACGTCCTGATGTCCGGGACAGGCGACGCGCAATCCCCTTTAGATGCTCAGCTTGCGGCGATCGGGCGGTCGCGCCGTGTCGGTGCGGTTGTGCCCTCCTTCCAACTTGTCCCGTCGCTGTTGGCGCACACAGATCATATCGCGATGTTGCCCAAACACGGGTTTGATCAAAACGCGCATCCGCTTTTGACCAGCTTTGCTCCGCCGATTGAGGTCAGTGGCTTTCCCTTGCATCTGGCCAGCCACACACGCCAATCGAACAATCGCGGGGTCCAGCATGTAATTGCCGCGATCAGAGAGATTTTTCTCGTTTGAAACCAAGGTCGGCATGAATGTCCGCATATGTGGTGTCGTGCCCTACACGCCTCCAAATGGCGACACATTCTTGATCATAATCCTATTGCTACAGGCTGTTTCGATCCATGAACCGACTATGTCGCATTCATTCTGCTTCCCACAAGTTGGACACAGAACGGCCCTTCAATGCGGAAGCCGACAAGGTCCGCCATGGGCCGTTCGGGCGCCATGTAGCCCCATCAAGGTGATTTCGCGGCGCGCTCCAGCGCCGCAAGGCACCTTCGAGCCCGTACTTACCTGCAAGCGGAAGTTTCCGTCATCACACCTTCAGTCTAATCTGGCCGTCCTTCCTAAGGCAGTCAGGCCAGCTATGATCGCGCGGCTCTGCGTC is part of the Sulfitobacter geojensis genome and harbors:
- a CDS encoding LysR substrate-binding domain-containing protein; translation: MNLLVVLDALLDEAHVSRAAHRLNLSQPAVSNALQRCRDLFDDPLLERGRGAMRRTARAEALRGPLKSVLGELNDLVDPPETPLHSLHQTVRLTMADDPTFLIAGPLLTALQSTAPGVTPIFQPWNGSTAAARDLLSGETDIAVSVFADQIEGIEQITLFDETYVVAMRRDHPAAQAFDLDAWLAYPHVLMSGTGDAQSPLDAQLAAIGRSRRVGAVVPSFQLVPSLLAHTDHIAMLPKHGFDQNAHPLLTSFAPPIEVSGFPLHLASHTRQSNNRGVQHVIAAIREIFLV